In the Mya arenaria isolate MELC-2E11 chromosome 11, ASM2691426v1 genome, one interval contains:
- the LOC128207738 gene encoding uncharacterized protein LOC128207738: protein MQPSTTAGTLHSRFIFHTIANRLDPCISKLPGDVRYLEFAVKDLRNRCFAWVRHMLSSTLTIAKDNKNNAVLGYAVWRTLTGGHKTIQYSLMLAGHTKFSCDWHFGVWKNRMRHLDAETVEEVASTEAMSSRNGHNIPHIVDGNSKQVSFYDWSTFFKGIFKPLKNVSKYHSFEVSSNEPGVLRVRKFVDAPGEKINILKNCQVDIGVLPEQIFGEGISAERQWYLHDVKRDFCRSDNAKNTTCPLPLVAKEGYSKAKKQKLK from the exons ATGCAACCGTCCACTACAGCTGGGACTTTGCACAGCAGGTTCATATTCCACACCATAGCCAACAG GTTGGACCCCTGTATTTCAAAACTGCCAGGAGATGTGAGGTATTTGGAGTTTGCTGTGAAGGATCTG agaaaCAGGTGTTTTGCCTGGGTGAGGCACATGCTCAGTTCCACTTTGACAATTGCCAAGGACAACAAAAATAATGCCGTTCTTGGTTATGCTGTGTGGAGAACATTGACAG GAGGGCATAAGACAATCCAATACTCACTGATGCTAGCCGGCCACACCAAATTTTCATGCGACTGGCATTTTGGAGTTTGGAAAAACAGAATGAGACACCTGGATGCAGAGACAGTTGAG GAGGTGGCTTCCACAGAAGCCATGTCATCCCGTAATGGCCACAACATTCCACATATTGTTGATGGCAACAGCAAACAAGTGTCGTTCTATGACTGGAGCACCTTCTTCAAAGGCATTTTCAAACCATTGAAGAACGTTTCgaaataccattcatttgaGGTGTCTTCTAACGAGCCTGGGGTTTTAAGAGTAAGGAAGTTTGTTGATGCCCCTGGGGAGAAAATTAACATACTGAAAAACTGCCAAGTGGATATTGGTGTTCTGCCAGAGCAGATCTTTGGTGAGGGAATAAGTGCAGAAAGGCAATGGTACTTGCATGATGTAAAAAGAGACTTTTGCAGATCAGATAATGCTAAAAACACAACATGCCCATTGCCATTAGTTGCAAAAGAAGGCTATTCAAAggccaaaaaacaaaagttgaaataG